From a single bacterium genomic region:
- a CDS encoding OmpA family protein — protein MARKFIKLLAMAVFALFIANSAQAAHNADVITINPATDGGKYLTMYQSGTLPQWGFNAGGYIDYAFEPLEYADASGRRRRGIVDDLLMANIMGAIGWTDWWSTGVNVPLAIWEGYINPNQPAATATKENLYGKMGDVRLEMKFRLLDINRYHVGLAIIPFFYFPTGKESTFLGNGMWSPGGILAFDADIKNRVFLALNAGYRNYANTRYDVNNANAVIDDSLILNGGINVRINDSWAVLGEVISEGVIKSYWQNQLQNPAEFLVGGRWTPQSRAKGLTVTAAGGRGITTGIGSPDFRVLVGVNYRRAEVGPPEPVAVEAAVEEKIVITQKIHFEFNKAVIRPISYPIVDDVAYLLSRNPQINLVRVEGHTDWIGSDAYNQQLSERRANAVRDYLIGKGIESSRLAAVGYGETRPVADNNTVEGRARNRRTEFTVVQIAPQ, from the coding sequence ATGGCCAGAAAATTTATCAAATTGCTCGCTATGGCTGTTTTTGCACTGTTTATAGCAAACAGCGCACAGGCGGCGCATAACGCCGACGTGATCACGATCAATCCGGCGACAGACGGCGGCAAGTACCTCACCATGTATCAGTCGGGTACGTTGCCTCAGTGGGGCTTCAACGCCGGCGGCTACATCGATTACGCCTTTGAGCCCCTCGAGTACGCGGACGCGTCAGGGCGCAGGCGCCGCGGGATCGTGGACGATCTGCTCATGGCCAACATCATGGGCGCCATCGGTTGGACGGACTGGTGGTCCACGGGCGTAAACGTGCCTCTGGCCATCTGGGAGGGTTACATCAATCCCAACCAGCCCGCGGCCACGGCCACGAAAGAGAATCTCTACGGCAAGATGGGCGATGTCAGGCTTGAGATGAAATTCAGGCTCCTCGACATCAACCGCTATCACGTCGGCCTCGCTATCATTCCGTTCTTCTATTTTCCGACCGGAAAGGAATCCACGTTCTTGGGCAACGGCATGTGGTCGCCGGGCGGAATCCTCGCATTCGACGCCGATATAAAGAACCGCGTGTTTCTGGCCCTGAACGCAGGCTATCGTAATTACGCGAACACGCGCTACGACGTGAACAACGCCAACGCCGTGATCGACGACTCCCTCATCCTCAACGGCGGCATCAACGTGCGCATCAACGACTCATGGGCGGTCCTCGGTGAAGTGATTTCCGAGGGCGTTATCAAGAGCTACTGGCAGAACCAGCTGCAGAACCCGGCCGAGTTCCTGGTCGGCGGCCGTTGGACGCCTCAGTCGAGAGCCAAGGGCCTCACTGTCACTGCGGCTGGCGGCCGAGGCATAACCACGGGCATCGGCAGCCCGGACTTCAGGGTGCTCGTGGGCGTGAACTACAGGCGCGCGGAGGTCGGGCCGCCTGAGCCAGTCGCAGTCGAGGCGGCGGTCGAGGAGAAGATCGTAATCACCCAGAAGATCCACTTCGAGTTCAACAAGGCGGTCATCAGGCCGATCTCCTATCCGATAGTCGACGACGTGGCATACCTGCTCTCGCGCAACCCGCAGATCAATCTCGTGAGGGTGGAGGGCCACACCGACTGGATAGGCTCCGACGCATACAACCAGCAGCTCTCAGAGCGGCGGGCCAACGCGGTGCGCGACTACCTCATAGGCAAAGGCATTGAGTCCAGCAGGCTGGCGGCGGTGGGTTACGGCGAGACGAGGCCGGTCGCGGACAACAACACTGTCGAGGGCCGCGCGCGCAACCGCCGCACGGAATTTACGGTGGTGCAGATCGCGCCGCAGTGA